Proteins encoded by one window of Marixanthomonas sp. SCSIO 43207:
- the rsmD gene encoding 16S rRNA (guanine(966)-N(2))-methyltransferase RsmD codes for MRIISGTHKGRRLIAPRNLPVRPTTDFAKEALFNILRNDYIFEEISLLDLFAGTGNISYEFASRGTQDITAVDAHYACVKYIQKTSQELDFSIKTVKSDVFKFLSAITTKFDIIFADPPYKFDNQEFESFIGKIFQNNLINPNGLVIIEHSKHTDLSNFPHFKESRKYGGSVFSFFQ; via the coding sequence ATGCGTATTATATCAGGAACACATAAAGGAAGAAGATTAATTGCGCCAAGAAACCTTCCTGTAAGGCCTACAACAGATTTTGCTAAAGAAGCACTCTTCAATATATTACGAAATGATTATATTTTTGAAGAAATAAGCTTACTTGATCTCTTCGCCGGAACCGGAAATATAAGCTATGAGTTTGCTTCACGAGGAACACAAGATATCACTGCAGTTGACGCCCATTATGCGTGTGTAAAATACATTCAGAAAACTTCTCAAGAACTTGATTTTTCAATAAAAACTGTAAAGTCTGATGTGTTTAAATTCCTTTCTGCTATTACAACAAAATTTGATATTATCTTTGCAGATCCGCCTTACAAATTTGATAATCAAGAATTTGAGAGTTTTATAGGAAAAATCTTTCAAAACAACTTGATAAATCCAAACGGATTGGTTATTATTGAGCATTCAAAACACACTGATCTTTCTAATTTTCCTCATTTTAAAGAGAGCCGTAAGTACGGAGGATCTGTTTTTAGTTTTTTTCAGTAA
- a CDS encoding tRNA-(ms[2]io[6]A)-hydroxylase: protein MLGLQLPTDPRWVNIVEKNVEEILTDHAFCEQKAASTAISFIVTYPEYTELVQEMTALVKEEISHFKLVHDKIIERGWTLGRDRKDEYVNKLMTFFPKGGSRTTNLVHRLLYAALIEARSCERFRLLSEQLNDKELADFYRSLMVSEANHYTMFLGFARKYGDREEVDKKWKNLLTFEAEIMKDLGKEETMHG, encoded by the coding sequence ATGCTTGGCTTACAACTTCCTACCGATCCTCGATGGGTCAATATTGTTGAAAAAAACGTAGAAGAAATATTAACAGATCACGCGTTTTGTGAGCAAAAGGCTGCGTCAACCGCTATTTCATTTATTGTTACTTATCCTGAATATACAGAGTTGGTTCAAGAAATGACAGCCTTGGTTAAAGAAGAAATAAGCCATTTTAAATTAGTACACGATAAAATAATTGAACGTGGCTGGACGCTTGGTCGTGACCGGAAAGATGAATATGTAAATAAATTAATGACATTTTTCCCAAAAGGAGGAAGCAGAACTACAAATTTGGTTCACAGGTTATTATACGCAGCACTAATTGAAGCAAGAAGCTGTGAGCGATTTCGATTATTAAGCGAGCAGTTAAACGATAAAGAACTAGCTGATTTTTACAGAAGTTTAATGGTAAGTGAGGCAAATCACTATACTATGTTTTTAGGCTTTGCAAGGAAATATGGAGACCGAGAAGAAGTAGATAAAAAGTGGAAAAACCTTCTCACTTTTGAAGCTGAGATTATGAAGGATCTTGGCAAAGAAGAAACCATGCACGGTTAA
- a CDS encoding DUF3822 family protein translates to MVIGENLMTLAKSYNNIANKSKRLSVQISLTGLSFLVTSCDDKEVLFFFEKKFDSSLTPEETLETIQQVIEKKQELATYSYDEVVLLYATNLYTTVPTALFDENKASDYLKFNSKILANDYISFDTIQSLDMVIVYVPFINVNNYFFEKYGSFKYYHTSTVLINTLVTSEKFSKEEKLYIHVQSNTFDCLAIQNGNLTLCNTFSYKTPEDFIYYILFCMEQLTLNPESTAVFLLGAISKEDELYDIAYKYIRNVSFISEIKSNINLGKNISNHNHFVLKSSL, encoded by the coding sequence ATGGTAATTGGGGAAAATCTTATGACTCTGGCAAAAAGTTATAACAACATAGCTAATAAATCTAAAAGACTGTCCGTTCAAATTTCTTTGACCGGACTTTCTTTTTTAGTCACATCTTGTGATGACAAGGAAGTTTTGTTTTTTTTTGAAAAAAAATTTGACTCTTCCCTTACTCCAGAAGAAACTCTAGAAACAATACAACAAGTAATTGAAAAGAAACAGGAGTTAGCAACTTATAGTTATGACGAAGTAGTTTTGCTGTATGCAACCAATCTTTACACAACTGTACCCACTGCCCTATTTGATGAAAACAAAGCAAGTGATTATTTAAAGTTTAACTCAAAAATTCTTGCTAACGATTATATTTCATTTGATACAATACAAAGTCTAGATATGGTTATCGTTTACGTTCCATTTATCAACGTAAACAACTACTTCTTTGAAAAATACGGCTCATTTAAGTATTATCATACAAGCACCGTACTTATCAATACGCTTGTAACTTCAGAAAAATTTTCAAAAGAAGAAAAGCTATATATACACGTACAAAGTAATACTTTTGATTGTCTAGCTATTCAAAATGGAAATCTAACTTTGTGTAATACATTTTCATACAAAACACCAGAAGATTTTATCTACTACATCTTATTCTGTATGGAACAATTAACTCTTAATCCAGAAAGCACAGCCGTTTTCCTTTTGGGAGCAATATCAAAAGAAGATGAGCTTTATGATATTGCTTACAAATACATAAGGAATGTTTCTTTTATTTCTGAAATAAAATCAAACATAAACCTTGGCAAAAATATAAGTAATCATAACCATTTTGTTTTAAAAAGTAGTTTGTAA
- a CDS encoding DNA polymerase III subunit gamma/tau, producing the protein MEHFIVSARKYRPTQFKDVVGQQAITNTLNNAIENDHLAQALLFTGPRGVGKTTCARILAKKINQDGTEQEDEDFAFNIFELDAASNNSVDDIRNLIDQVRIPPQVGSYKVYIIDEVHMLSSAAFNAFLKTLEEPPKHAIFILATTEKHKIIPTILSRCQIFDFRRITVRDIKNHLADVAKQEGINAEDDALHIVAQKADGALRDALSIFDRVVSFSGKTLTRQAVTENLNVLDYTYYFQITDLLINNDIPEVLLAYNDILSKGFDGHHFIMGLASHFRDLMVCKNQQTIELLEVGEQVKAMYFEQSQKTSHNFLLEAIDIANACDLKFKTSRNQRLLVELCLMQLASLTATDEKKKPRLNGKTKTRYVIPPSHFKASEKETSTTGSQENNESEHISKPVKANNSEEKPVTLKKNEIPSTTKTEENSPSTAVTEDTPSTNKIAEERSKILSEKNNKKVSALSLKSIRKKQELQKELIANQPDQRNLPAESFTEEEMRTAWTQYAKKVEKDGKFNLLSHLTMGVPRLDGSTIHLEFPNDTIKVEVEREKHELLGYLRSQLQNYDIDLDILVNETVQKKYAYTTREKFDKLREKNPALEKLRKEFDLDI; encoded by the coding sequence ATGGAACATTTTATAGTATCTGCCCGTAAATACCGCCCTACACAATTTAAAGATGTAGTTGGGCAACAAGCTATTACCAATACGCTTAATAATGCTATTGAAAATGACCATTTGGCGCAAGCTTTACTCTTTACTGGTCCTCGAGGAGTTGGAAAAACTACTTGCGCTAGAATTTTGGCAAAAAAAATTAACCAAGACGGAACAGAACAAGAAGATGAAGATTTTGCATTTAATATTTTTGAATTGGATGCTGCTTCAAATAATTCTGTAGATGACATACGTAATTTAATAGATCAAGTACGTATACCGCCGCAAGTAGGTAGTTATAAAGTCTATATCATTGACGAGGTACACATGCTTTCTTCAGCAGCTTTCAACGCTTTTTTAAAAACGCTTGAAGAACCACCTAAACACGCAATTTTTATTTTAGCAACTACCGAAAAACATAAAATAATCCCTACAATATTATCACGTTGTCAAATTTTTGATTTCAGAAGAATTACTGTTCGTGATATAAAAAATCATCTTGCAGATGTTGCCAAACAAGAAGGTATCAATGCCGAAGACGACGCACTGCATATTGTAGCTCAAAAAGCAGATGGAGCTTTACGTGATGCACTTTCAATATTTGATCGTGTGGTAAGCTTTTCAGGAAAAACTTTAACACGCCAAGCTGTTACAGAAAACTTAAATGTTCTCGATTATACTTATTACTTTCAGATTACAGATTTGTTAATTAACAATGACATTCCTGAAGTTTTATTGGCATATAATGATATTTTATCAAAAGGGTTTGATGGGCACCACTTTATCATGGGGCTTGCTTCACATTTCAGGGATTTAATGGTTTGTAAAAATCAACAAACTATCGAGTTACTAGAAGTTGGAGAGCAGGTAAAAGCGATGTATTTTGAACAATCTCAAAAAACCTCTCACAACTTTTTATTAGAAGCAATTGATATTGCTAATGCTTGTGATTTAAAGTTTAAAACAAGTCGTAATCAACGTTTGCTGGTTGAACTGTGCCTTATGCAATTGGCTTCTCTTACAGCTACTGACGAAAAAAAAAAGCCTAGATTAAACGGCAAAACAAAAACTCGATACGTAATACCTCCCTCCCATTTTAAAGCTTCTGAAAAAGAAACATCTACAACTGGTTCACAAGAAAATAATGAGTCTGAACACATTTCAAAACCTGTAAAGGCAAACAATTCTGAAGAAAAACCCGTTACCCTTAAAAAGAATGAAATACCTTCAACTACTAAAACAGAAGAAAACTCTCCTTCTACTGCAGTAACTGAAGATACTCCTAGTACAAATAAAATTGCTGAAGAACGATCTAAAATTCTTTCAGAAAAAAACAATAAAAAAGTTTCAGCTTTATCGTTAAAAAGTATTCGGAAAAAGCAAGAACTTCAAAAAGAATTAATCGCAAACCAGCCTGATCAAAGAAATTTACCTGCCGAAAGCTTTACCGAAGAAGAAATGCGTACAGCGTGGACTCAGTATGCAAAAAAAGTAGAAAAAGACGGTAAATTTAATTTGCTGTCGCACCTTACAATGGGTGTACCAAGACTCGATGGAAGCACAATTCACTTAGAATTTCCGAATGATACTATAAAAGTAGAAGTAGAACGCGAAAAACACGAGTTATTGGGCTATTTACGAAGCCAACTTCAAAATTATGATATCGATCTCGATATTTTGGTTAACGAGACTGTTCAGAAAAAATATGCTTATACTACTCGCGAAAAGTTTGATAAACTAAGAGAAAAAAATCCGGCTTTAGAAAAACTACGCAAAGAGTTTGATTTAGATATCTAG